From the Euphorbia lathyris chromosome 6, ddEupLath1.1, whole genome shotgun sequence genome, one window contains:
- the LOC136234196 gene encoding protein LPA3 isoform X1 → MLLSNPSMASSLAFTIASLPSTKVQKCYSFTSKTHTHLPVQRISGRRCIAYSGSRNGNSVEFDVPFPRDYEELLEQAKTATQLALEDGKQLMEIEFPTAGLESVPGDGEGGIEMTGSMQLIREFCDRFVSPEKATRTRVFFPEANEVKFARESAFGGSSLKLDYLTKPSFFEDFGFVEKVKMSERVKAEDELFLVAYPYFNVNVLLFICHSEMLVVEELYKEAVANTTRKLIIFNGELDRIRSGYYPPFFYPKLASLLKTLFPLMETVYYIHNFKGRNGGTLFRCYPGQWKVLRKVRNANVCLHQQEVMPSLKEVALDILT, encoded by the exons ATGCTGTTATCCAACCCCTCAATGGCATCGTCTCTTGCTTTCACCATTGCTTCTCTTCCAAGCACAAAG GTTCAGAAATGCTATAGTTTTACTTCAAAGACGCATACTCATCTTCCGGTTCAAAGAATTAGTGGTCGCAGATGTATCGCTTACTCAGGTTCAAGAAATGGCAACTCAGTTGAGTTTGATGTGCCATTTCCTCGAGATTACGAGGAGCTTCTTGAACAG GCAAAAACAGCAACTCAATTGGCTTTGGAGGACGGTAAACAACTGATG GAGATTGAATTTCCAACTGCTGGGCTTGAATCTGTTCCAG GTGATGGTGAAGGAGGTATAGAAATGACTGGAAGTATGCAGTTAATTCGTGAATTTTGTGACCGCTTCGTAAGTCCAGAGAAAGCTACACGAACCAGAGTA TTCTTTCCAGAGGCAAATGAAGTTAAATTTGCAAGAGAATCGGCCTTTGGAGGATCTTCCCTTAAGTTAGACTATTTGACGAAGCCATCATTTTTCGAGGATTTTGGTTTTGTTGAGAAAGTCAAAATGTCAGAACGTGTGAAGGCAGAGGATGAATTATTCCTCGTGGCCTATCCATATTTTAATGTCAATG TTTTGCTATTCATTTGCCATTCAGAAATGCTTGTGGTGGAAGAGCTTTATAAAGAAGCTGTTGCTAACACAACCCGGAAACTGATCATATTTAATGGAGAACTTGACCGCATAAGATCTGGCT ATTATCCACCTTTTTTCTATCCTAAGTTGGCCTCTCTTTTAAAGACACTCTTCCCCTTGATGGAGACTGTGTACTACATACATAATTTCAAGGGCCGAAATGGAGGGACTCTTTTCAG GTGCTATCCCGGTCAGTGGAAAGTCCTTAGGAAAGTAAGGAATGCAAATGTGTGTTTGCATCAGCAGGAAGTTATGCCATCCCTAAAGGAAGTTGCCTTGGACATTCTCACATGA
- the LOC136234196 gene encoding protein LPA3 isoform X2, which translates to MLLSNPSMASSLAFTIASLPSTKVQKCYSFTSKTHTHLPVQRISGRRCIAYSGSRNGNSVEFDVPFPRDYEELLEQAKTATQLALEDGKQLMEIEFPTAGLESVPGDGEGGIEMTGSMQLIREFCDRFVSPEKATRTRVFFPEANEVKFARESAFGGSSLKLDYLTKPSFFEDFGFVEKVKMSERVKAEDELFLVAYPYFNVNEMLVVEELYKEAVANTTRKLIIFNGELDRIRSGYYPPFFYPKLASLLKTLFPLMETVYYIHNFKGRNGGTLFRCYPGQWKVLRKVRNANVCLHQQEVMPSLKEVALDILT; encoded by the exons ATGCTGTTATCCAACCCCTCAATGGCATCGTCTCTTGCTTTCACCATTGCTTCTCTTCCAAGCACAAAG GTTCAGAAATGCTATAGTTTTACTTCAAAGACGCATACTCATCTTCCGGTTCAAAGAATTAGTGGTCGCAGATGTATCGCTTACTCAGGTTCAAGAAATGGCAACTCAGTTGAGTTTGATGTGCCATTTCCTCGAGATTACGAGGAGCTTCTTGAACAG GCAAAAACAGCAACTCAATTGGCTTTGGAGGACGGTAAACAACTGATG GAGATTGAATTTCCAACTGCTGGGCTTGAATCTGTTCCAG GTGATGGTGAAGGAGGTATAGAAATGACTGGAAGTATGCAGTTAATTCGTGAATTTTGTGACCGCTTCGTAAGTCCAGAGAAAGCTACACGAACCAGAGTA TTCTTTCCAGAGGCAAATGAAGTTAAATTTGCAAGAGAATCGGCCTTTGGAGGATCTTCCCTTAAGTTAGACTATTTGACGAAGCCATCATTTTTCGAGGATTTTGGTTTTGTTGAGAAAGTCAAAATGTCAGAACGTGTGAAGGCAGAGGATGAATTATTCCTCGTGGCCTATCCATATTTTAATGTCAATG AAATGCTTGTGGTGGAAGAGCTTTATAAAGAAGCTGTTGCTAACACAACCCGGAAACTGATCATATTTAATGGAGAACTTGACCGCATAAGATCTGGCT ATTATCCACCTTTTTTCTATCCTAAGTTGGCCTCTCTTTTAAAGACACTCTTCCCCTTGATGGAGACTGTGTACTACATACATAATTTCAAGGGCCGAAATGGAGGGACTCTTTTCAG GTGCTATCCCGGTCAGTGGAAAGTCCTTAGGAAAGTAAGGAATGCAAATGTGTGTTTGCATCAGCAGGAAGTTATGCCATCCCTAAAGGAAGTTGCCTTGGACATTCTCACATGA